The Watersipora subatra chromosome 1, tzWatSuba1.1, whole genome shotgun sequence genome has a window encoding:
- the LOC137387679 gene encoding splicing factor 3B subunit 6-like, which produces MALSKKSNNVRLPPEVNRILYIKNLPYRITNEEMYDIFGKYGAIRQIRVGTTTETKGTAYVVYEDIFDAKNACDHLSGFNVCNRYLVVLYYQPNKQFKKTDVEKKRDELNDVKQKYGLTTPDHSKK; this is translated from the exons ATGGCTCTGAGTAAAAAGTCTAACAAT GTGCGACTACCTCCAGAGGTGAACCGAATACTGTACATCAAGAATCTACCTTACAGAATCACAAATGAGGAAATGTATGACATTTTTGGAAAATATGGTGCAATAAGACAAATCAGGGT GGGTACTACTACAGAAACCAAAGGAACAGCATATGTTGTATATGAAGATATATTTGACGCCAAAAATGCCTGTGATCATTTGTCTGGGTTTAATGTGTGTAATAGGTACTTGGTGGTACTCTACTATCAGCCTAATAAG CAATTTAAGAAGACAGATGTTGAAAAGAAGAGAGACGAACTCAATGATGTCAAGCAAAAATACGGGTTAACTACGCCGGATCACAgcaaaaaatga